In a single window of the Populus alba chromosome 16, ASM523922v2, whole genome shotgun sequence genome:
- the LOC118062682 gene encoding uncharacterized protein isoform X1, producing MSRESESRRSPSVIARLMGLDGLPQQQSSHRHPKKSSENYTQRMVLTEIAQRNRGSYGRRSSRKSSKDEQEFKDVFEVLDTSKMDSSSYSSCGNGHSELTAAEMAFIQQKFTDVKWLSTDEKLQNSKEFHDAIEDLDSNKDLLLKYLQQPDSLFTKHLHDLQGIPPQSHCGWTHIPAKKSSYPAHCGSIGLGCNIQRENPLKNRRKPHVDPSSYSYSKLEAQNPVKLSKVQLDQKDESAMLPTRIVVLKSNIGKTQNSKKNTSLSQSSHASPSDCRKHTETPSIKNKEVVSWGKKSFPDDAGPSRYKSRESREIAREITRKMRKNFINSFTNFSTSGFRGYVGDESSTENESANESEETAVNSRNSIDWSNRSIPLSSCSNESSVSREARKRLSERWKLTHKSVNMGIVSQSSTLGEMLATPNLGTRLGNSDAMICKKVFSADVDCNHGTVRWDEPLGISSREGWKDVGTGNILRSRSVLASSTIISSPRIDKRRENVSHDSYMIPRQVIWQERNRTIKGNFNKRECSSRNSKSRSKKSHMSSCSYRYHSEPSLDINFGQDQVQSDIAEYDSLEQICTFSETPASLVIDTGLVFENMVDVVIENKAMQSKPMDQESSTYMLVKGNSSASDLEVSSSKEPSNGPSKKGSIPMQHSVAEVETPASSKEADQPSPVSVLETPFPDDLSSGSECFEGLNADLNGLRMQLQLLRLESEAYEEGPMLISSDEDVEKGSVGFTEAAQVAEESSEFSYIADVLVDSGINDVDPDTFLRTLHSPECPVKPLIFEEVEKKYCNHASWPRSERRLLFDRLNLALLVIYKQYANSRPWVRSATMIGPKWIKNGLKDRLCKLVASHDRRANEDIAAEKILERESRWLDLREDVDIIGREIERLLTEELIRELVAE from the exons ATGTCAAGAGAATCTGAATCCAGAAGGTCTCCGAGTGTTATTGCCAGATTGATGGGCCTTGATGGGCTACCACAGCAGCAATCTTCTCATAGGCATCCAAAGAAATCCTCGGAGAACTACACCCAAAGAATGGTATTGACAGAGATagctcaaagaaacagaggctCATATGGTCGGCGGTCATCCAGAAAAAGCTCCAAGGATGAgcaagaatttaaagatgtatttGAAGTTTTAGACACTTCAAAGATGGATAGTAGTAGTTATTCATCATGTGGAAATGGACACTCAGAGCTTACAGCAGCTGAGATGGCATTCATTCAGCAGAAATTCACGGATGTTAAATGGCTTTCTACCGATGAAAAACTTCAGAATTCAAAGGAATTTCATGATGCTATTGAGGATCTGGACTCCAACAAGGATCTTTTGCTGAAATATCTTCAGCAGCCAGATTCTTTGTTCACAAAGCATCTGCATGATTTACAAGGTATCCCTCCACAATCCCATTGTGGTTGGACTCACATACCAGCTAAGAAGTCATCATATCCTGCACACTGTGGGAGCATTGGCCTCGGCTGTAATATACAGAGAGAAAACCCATTGAAGAATAGAAGAAAACCTCATGTTGATCCTTCTAGCTACTCTTATAGTAAGCTTGAAGCTCAAAATCCAGTCAAGTTGTCAAAAGTTCAACTGGATCAGAAAGATGAATCCGCCATGCTCCCTACAAGGATTGTTGTTCTGAAATCAAATATTGGAAAAACGCAGAATTCTAAGAAAAATACCTCATTATCTCAATCTTCTCATGCATCACCTTCAGATTGTAGGAAACACACTGAAACTCCTAGTATCAAGAACAAGGAGGTGGTTTCATGGGGAAAGAAAAGTTTTCCTGATGATGCAGGGCCCTCAAGGTATAAGTCTAGAGAATCTAGGGAAATTGCAAGGGAAATCACcaggaaaatgagaaaaaatttcataaacagCTTCACGAATTTTTCAACTTCTGGTTTTAGAGGCTATGTCGGGGATGAGAGTTCAACTGAAAATGAGTCTGCAAATGAATCAGAGGAGACAGCAGTGAATTCCAGAAATTCCATTGATTGGAGTAACCGAAGCATACCTTTATCATCATGCTCTAATGAATCATCGGTGAGCAGAGAGGCCAGGAAGAGACTCTCAGAGAGGTGGAAACTGACTCATAAGTCTGTGAACATGGGAATTGTTAGTCAGAGCAGCACACTAGGTGAAATGCTTGCTACCCCCAACTTGGGAACAAGGCTAGGAAATTCAGATGCCATGATCTGTAAAAAAGTATTCAGTGCTGACGTTGACTGCAATCATGGAACAGTTAGGTGGGATGAACCTTTGGGTATTAGCAGCAGGGAAGGCTGGAAGGATGTTGGTACTGGGAATATTTTGAGATCAAGGTCTGTGCTTGCTTCATCTACTATTATCAGTAGTCCTAGAATAGACAAGCGCCGTGAAAATGTTTCCCATGACAGTTATATGATCCCTAGACAAGTGATCTGGCAGGAAAGAAACAGAACAATAAAAGGAAATTTCAATAAGAGAGAATGTTCTTCTAGAAATTCCAAATCACGTTCTAAGAAATCTCACATGTCTAGCTGCTCGTATAGATATCACAGTGAGCCTTCCTTGGATATTAATTTTGGCCAGGATCAAGTGCAGAGTGACATTGCAGAATATGATTCACTGGAACAAATTTGTACATTTTCTGAGACACCAGCGTCTCTTGTCATAGATACAggtttagtttttgaaaatatggtGGATGTGGTAATTGAGAACAAAGCCATGCAATCTAAGCCTATGGACCAAGAATCATCGACTTATATGTTGGTAAAAGGCAATTCCTCTGCTAGTGATCTagaagtttcaagctcaaag GAACCATCAAATGGGCCATCTAAGAAAGGTTCAATTCCCATGCAGCACTCTGTAGCCGAAGTAGAAACTCCAGCAAGCTCGAAGGAGGCTGATCAGCCCAGTCCTGTCTCAGTTCTTGAAACTCCTTTTCCAGATGACCTGTCATCTGGTTCTGAGTGCTTTGAGGGTCTCAACGCCGACCTGAATG GACTTCGGATGCAGCTTCAACTTCTTAGGTTGGAGTCGGAAGCATACGAAGAAGGACCCATGCTCATCTCTAGTGATGAAGATGTCGAGAAGGGATCTGTTGGATTTACAGAAGCAGCACAAGTAGCTGAGGAGAGCAGTGAATTTTCCTACATAGCAGATGTATTGGTGGACTCCGGTATTAATGATGTCGACCCTGATACATTCCTGAGAACATTGCACTCCCCGGAATGCCCAGTCAAACCATTGATCTTTGAAGAAGTCGAGAAGAAGTACTGTAATCATGCAAGTTGGCCAAGGTCTGAACGGAGGCTGCTGTTCGACCGTCTAAATCTTGCTCTTCTGGTGATTTACAAGCAATATGCAAATTCACGCCCTTGGGTGAGGTCTGCAACTATGATTGGTCCCAAGTGGATAAAAAATGGACTCAAGGATAGGCTGTGCAAATTGGTTGCTAGCCATGATAGGAGAGCTAACGAGGACATTGCAGCAGAAAAAATACTGGAAAGGGAATCGCGGTGGTTGGATTTGAGGGAGGACGTTGATATTATAGGTAGGGAAATTGAGAGGCTACTGACAGAAGAGTTGATAAGAGAGCTAGTAGCAGAGTAG
- the LOC118062682 gene encoding uncharacterized protein isoform X2, whose amino-acid sequence MSRESESRRSPSVIARLMGLDGLPQQQSSHRHPKKSSENYTQRMVLTEIAQRNRGSYGRRSSRKSSKDEQEFKDVFEVLDTSKMDSSSYSSCGNGHSELTAAEMAFIQQKFTDVKWLSTDEKLQNSKEFHDAIEDLDSNKDLLLKYLQQPDSLFTKHLHDLQGIPPQSHCGWTHIPAKKSSYPAHCGSIGLGCNIQRENPLKNRRKPHVDPSSYSYSKLEAQNPVKLSKVQLDQKDESAMLPTRIVVLKSNIGKTQNSKKNTSLSQSSHASPSDCRKHTETPSIKNKEVVSWGKKSFPDDAGPSRYKSRESREIAREITRKMRKNFINSFTNFSTSGFRGYVGDESSTENESANESEETAVNSRNSIDWSNRSIPLSSCSNESSVSREARKRLSERWKLTHKSVNMGIVSQSSTLGEMLATPNLGTRLGNSDAMICKKVFSADVDCNHGTVRWDEPLGISSREGWKDVGTGNILRSRSVLASSTIISSPRIDKRRENVSHDSYMIPRQVIWQERNRTIKGNFNKRECSSRNSKSRSKKSHMSSCSYRYHSEPSLDINFGQDQVQSDIAEYDSLEQICTFSETPASLVIDTGLVFENMVDVVIENKAMQSKPMDQESSTYMLVKGNSSASDLEVSSSKHSVAEVETPASSKEADQPSPVSVLETPFPDDLSSGSECFEGLNADLNGLRMQLQLLRLESEAYEEGPMLISSDEDVEKGSVGFTEAAQVAEESSEFSYIADVLVDSGINDVDPDTFLRTLHSPECPVKPLIFEEVEKKYCNHASWPRSERRLLFDRLNLALLVIYKQYANSRPWVRSATMIGPKWIKNGLKDRLCKLVASHDRRANEDIAAEKILERESRWLDLREDVDIIGREIERLLTEELIRELVAE is encoded by the exons ATGTCAAGAGAATCTGAATCCAGAAGGTCTCCGAGTGTTATTGCCAGATTGATGGGCCTTGATGGGCTACCACAGCAGCAATCTTCTCATAGGCATCCAAAGAAATCCTCGGAGAACTACACCCAAAGAATGGTATTGACAGAGATagctcaaagaaacagaggctCATATGGTCGGCGGTCATCCAGAAAAAGCTCCAAGGATGAgcaagaatttaaagatgtatttGAAGTTTTAGACACTTCAAAGATGGATAGTAGTAGTTATTCATCATGTGGAAATGGACACTCAGAGCTTACAGCAGCTGAGATGGCATTCATTCAGCAGAAATTCACGGATGTTAAATGGCTTTCTACCGATGAAAAACTTCAGAATTCAAAGGAATTTCATGATGCTATTGAGGATCTGGACTCCAACAAGGATCTTTTGCTGAAATATCTTCAGCAGCCAGATTCTTTGTTCACAAAGCATCTGCATGATTTACAAGGTATCCCTCCACAATCCCATTGTGGTTGGACTCACATACCAGCTAAGAAGTCATCATATCCTGCACACTGTGGGAGCATTGGCCTCGGCTGTAATATACAGAGAGAAAACCCATTGAAGAATAGAAGAAAACCTCATGTTGATCCTTCTAGCTACTCTTATAGTAAGCTTGAAGCTCAAAATCCAGTCAAGTTGTCAAAAGTTCAACTGGATCAGAAAGATGAATCCGCCATGCTCCCTACAAGGATTGTTGTTCTGAAATCAAATATTGGAAAAACGCAGAATTCTAAGAAAAATACCTCATTATCTCAATCTTCTCATGCATCACCTTCAGATTGTAGGAAACACACTGAAACTCCTAGTATCAAGAACAAGGAGGTGGTTTCATGGGGAAAGAAAAGTTTTCCTGATGATGCAGGGCCCTCAAGGTATAAGTCTAGAGAATCTAGGGAAATTGCAAGGGAAATCACcaggaaaatgagaaaaaatttcataaacagCTTCACGAATTTTTCAACTTCTGGTTTTAGAGGCTATGTCGGGGATGAGAGTTCAACTGAAAATGAGTCTGCAAATGAATCAGAGGAGACAGCAGTGAATTCCAGAAATTCCATTGATTGGAGTAACCGAAGCATACCTTTATCATCATGCTCTAATGAATCATCGGTGAGCAGAGAGGCCAGGAAGAGACTCTCAGAGAGGTGGAAACTGACTCATAAGTCTGTGAACATGGGAATTGTTAGTCAGAGCAGCACACTAGGTGAAATGCTTGCTACCCCCAACTTGGGAACAAGGCTAGGAAATTCAGATGCCATGATCTGTAAAAAAGTATTCAGTGCTGACGTTGACTGCAATCATGGAACAGTTAGGTGGGATGAACCTTTGGGTATTAGCAGCAGGGAAGGCTGGAAGGATGTTGGTACTGGGAATATTTTGAGATCAAGGTCTGTGCTTGCTTCATCTACTATTATCAGTAGTCCTAGAATAGACAAGCGCCGTGAAAATGTTTCCCATGACAGTTATATGATCCCTAGACAAGTGATCTGGCAGGAAAGAAACAGAACAATAAAAGGAAATTTCAATAAGAGAGAATGTTCTTCTAGAAATTCCAAATCACGTTCTAAGAAATCTCACATGTCTAGCTGCTCGTATAGATATCACAGTGAGCCTTCCTTGGATATTAATTTTGGCCAGGATCAAGTGCAGAGTGACATTGCAGAATATGATTCACTGGAACAAATTTGTACATTTTCTGAGACACCAGCGTCTCTTGTCATAGATACAggtttagtttttgaaaatatggtGGATGTGGTAATTGAGAACAAAGCCATGCAATCTAAGCCTATGGACCAAGAATCATCGACTTATATGTTGGTAAAAGGCAATTCCTCTGCTAGTGATCTagaagtttcaagctcaaag CACTCTGTAGCCGAAGTAGAAACTCCAGCAAGCTCGAAGGAGGCTGATCAGCCCAGTCCTGTCTCAGTTCTTGAAACTCCTTTTCCAGATGACCTGTCATCTGGTTCTGAGTGCTTTGAGGGTCTCAACGCCGACCTGAATG GACTTCGGATGCAGCTTCAACTTCTTAGGTTGGAGTCGGAAGCATACGAAGAAGGACCCATGCTCATCTCTAGTGATGAAGATGTCGAGAAGGGATCTGTTGGATTTACAGAAGCAGCACAAGTAGCTGAGGAGAGCAGTGAATTTTCCTACATAGCAGATGTATTGGTGGACTCCGGTATTAATGATGTCGACCCTGATACATTCCTGAGAACATTGCACTCCCCGGAATGCCCAGTCAAACCATTGATCTTTGAAGAAGTCGAGAAGAAGTACTGTAATCATGCAAGTTGGCCAAGGTCTGAACGGAGGCTGCTGTTCGACCGTCTAAATCTTGCTCTTCTGGTGATTTACAAGCAATATGCAAATTCACGCCCTTGGGTGAGGTCTGCAACTATGATTGGTCCCAAGTGGATAAAAAATGGACTCAAGGATAGGCTGTGCAAATTGGTTGCTAGCCATGATAGGAGAGCTAACGAGGACATTGCAGCAGAAAAAATACTGGAAAGGGAATCGCGGTGGTTGGATTTGAGGGAGGACGTTGATATTATAGGTAGGGAAATTGAGAGGCTACTGACAGAAGAGTTGATAAGAGAGCTAGTAGCAGAGTAG